The following coding sequences lie in one Scatophagus argus isolate fScaArg1 chromosome 9, fScaArg1.pri, whole genome shotgun sequence genomic window:
- the pklr gene encoding pyruvate kinase PKLR isoform X3 encodes MSGRACLVSPSLCHSFLFILATLSPASRSVPKLQEMVKAGMNIARLNFSHGSHDYHGETIKNIREAVETITSDPLYYRPVAIALDTKGPEIRTGLVKGKVEEEVQLEKGSHVRVVTAESDKDKTDGKIIWVDYPNLPKVLKKGGKIYIDDGLIGLKVLETGPDWVDTVVEAGGALCSRKGVNLPGCDLIGMQAVSEQDEADLRFGVAQGVDIVFASFIRSAQDVKDVRRVLGPHGRNIKVISKVESRQGVQNFEEILAESDGVMVARGDLGIEIPAEKVFIAQKMMIGRCNSAGKPVICATQMLESMVSHTRPTRAEGSDVANAVLDGADCVMLSGETAKGLFPVEAVAMMHSICREAEAAIFHQQLFEELRRLTPLSCDPTEVTAIGAVESSFKCCAGAIIVLTTSGRAAHLLSRYRPRCPIIAVTRSPQVARQSQLLRGVFPVLFHPLPAPVWADDVDNRVNFGMDIGKARGFFKSGDMVIVVTGWIPGSGHTNIMRAVSVP; translated from the exons gtcCTGCATCCCGATCGGTTCCCAAACTCCAAGAGATGGTCAAAGCAGGAATGAATATTGCTCGTCTAAACTTCTCTCACGGCTCACATGAC TATCACGGTGAAACCATCAAAAACATCCGAGAGGCGGTGGAGACGATAACCTCTGACCCCTTGTATTATCGGCCGGTCGCCATCGCCTTGGATACAAAGGGTCCTGAGATTCGCACCGGATTAGTGAAAGGG aaagtggaggaggaggtgcagctgGAAAAGGGCAGCCATGTCCGCGTGGTGACAGCAGAgagtgacaaagacaaaacagacgGGAAGATTATCTGGGTGGACTATCCCAATCTGCCAAAAGTCCTCAAGAAGGGAGGCAAGATCTACATTGATGATGGCCTCATTGGACTCAAAGTACTAGAAACAG GCCCTGACTGGGTGGATACGGTGGTGGAGGCTGGTGGGGCGCTCTGCAGTCGTAAAGGTGTTAATCTCCCAGGCTGTGACCTGATTGGCATGCAGGCGGTCAGCGAGCAAGACGAGGCTGACCTGAGGTTCGGGGTGGCCCAGGGCGTAGACATTGTGTTCGCCAGCTTCATCCGCTCCGCCCAGGACGTCAAAGATGTGCGGCGAGTTCTGGGGCCACACGGACGAAATATCAAAGTGATCAGCAAGGTGGAAAGCCGGCAAGGGGTGCAGAA TTTTGAGGAAATCCTGGCCGAGAGCGACGGTGTTATGGTTGCCAGGGGCGATCTGGGGATCGAGATCCCGGCAGAGAAAGTCTTCATCGCCCAAAAGATGATGATTGGACGCTGTAACTCTGCCGGCAAGCCCGTCATCTGCGCCACACAG atgcTGGAGAGCATGGTGTCCCACACACGGCCAACCAGAGCAGAGGGCAGTGACGTCGCCAACGCTGTGCTGGATGGAGCTGACTGTGTAATGTTATCCGGGGAGACCGCCAAGGGACTGTTTCCTGTGGAGGCAGTCGCAATGATGCACtcg ATCTGCAGGGAGGCAGAGGCGGCCATTTTCcaccagcagctgtttgaggagTTGCGGCGCCTCACTCCCCTGTCCTGTGACCCCACAGAGGTCACGGCCATCGGAGCTGTAGAGTCCTCCTTCAAATGCTGTGCTGGGGCCATCATAGTCCTCACCACCAGTGGCAG GGCAGCACATCTCCTGTCCAGGTACCGGCCTCGCTGTCCTATCATTGCCGTCACCAGAAGTCCTCag GTGGCCCGTCAGTCTCAGCTGTTAAGAGGAGTATTTCCTGTCCTCTTTCATCCCCTGCCTGCTCCTGTCTGGGCTGATGATGTTGACAACAGGGTCAACTTTGGCATGGACAtag GGAAAGCAAGAGGATTCTTCAAATCAGGCGACATGGTGATTGTAGTGACAGGCTGGATCCCAGGGTCTGGTCACACTAACATCATGAGGGCAGTCAGTGTCCCATAA
- the LOC124065379 gene encoding potassium/sodium hyperpolarization-activated cyclic nucleotide-gated channel 2: MDGVAGGVGTPGSAGGSGGDSLPRRNGGDSKRRSKGSLPSPGYRLSQASLEGERGSFGADTTSLGGRGRRLSIMSSSTRDGLPFRSAGTPTTPVPLPPPPPSSTSSSATAHPPPPRSVGFASSRAALASTSSTGTGVMVVATGQETTTTTTCNTTAAGTPEMVGQSGLGGFGMGLDGEDYSTSNQSTFIQRQFGAMLQPGVNKFSLRMFGSHKAVALEQERLKSAGAWIIHPYSDFRFYWDLLMLMLMMGNLIVLPVGITFFRDENTPSWIIFNVVSDTLFMVDLVLNFRTGIIKEDNTEILLDPRAIRQNYLKSWFLVDFVSSIPVDYIFLMVDSLDSEVYRTARALRIVRFTKILSLLRLLRLSRLIRYIHQWEEIFHMTYDLASAMVRIVNLIGMMLLLCHWDGCLQFLVPMLQDFPPDCWVSKNLMVNDTWGVQYSYALFKAMSHMLCIGYGAQAPEGMTDVWLTMLSMIVGATCYAMFIGHATALIQSLDSSRRQYQEKYKQVEQYMSFHKLPADVRQKIHEYYEHRFQGKMFDEENILGELSEPLKEEIVSFNCRSLVANMPLFANADPNFVTAVLTKLRFEVFQPSDFIIREGTVGRKMYFIQHGRVSVLTRGNKETKLSDGSYFGEICLLTRGRRTASVRADTYCRLYSLSVDSFNEVLEEHPMMRRAFETVAVDRLDRIGRKNSMLLRKSSQGGSLGGSMGRGGGRGGGGPGGAGGLAAGSLGSCDSMLVQQIVKHDSMPAMQDAIAAAAAAGRGGVMGGSGTVSPRPRPVIWAPLVHAPLQTAAATSNVAIALMHQQQQQQQQLQQLQQQQALGGAFFLPSPLVSPSPSSSFPLSPPRAPVLQPLRPSVSSLIGMMAMGGIGGLSPRGGFPASPSTIGPPGGVTSPPVTKTPPTQASSVSTSVQQGRTLHYSLRLQADHPTVMAGSLGTPTGGGPPTPPLHKVPTTNCPATSGATSDGNTSVTAQQGAKEALLRHGGNSCQGLAALGRLTQEARLLSASQPTLPHRSWVGVQPHPPLHRKASGGNLLAAPFLAGQLARGGSAGVLTSNAPVQPVTSIPFNAQTQAQPTATYAQSAPHTASVHTPTAAHVPSAASFPSSSSPKQTPLSSASPSPTPSSPTPILSQPPRPKPIPVTPSSSSSPPPCSTPSSAGTHPLTLSSTPRPKPIPTPSPRSSSPSPSSTPPPSSVSTPVPLPQTYGPKSSLISSSPPSSLVTSSPTHPQSPRAKPSNTPPSASPLSGPNPAPTTVPSPIMTPTQTTRTRTSTPSQTPTLTPVTPTQTLTSSPYPSIIPVTSIPSQSKSQSSTPCLQPSVSSSGRGPTLSQIPRQATPLTPTQTATPSPTPASTSSPTKVTFSVHPVKQTSPVVTPSPIPSSGHSIKPTSATIPSLTTSATLSSTSSSSFTTTPSSTTTTSPSIQSSSVHPPKQMPATTAAPTHSSKLNIPPTPAQTSQASTTTPTQPAHAASPANTTSPKGGKKDPQLTLARKDSEGLRHKLPANM, encoded by the exons ATGGATGGCGTGGCTGGAGGTGTGGGTACCCCCGGTAGCGCCGGGGGGTCTGGGGGTGACAGCCTCCCCAGACGTAACGGAGGGGACTCAAAGCGGCGCAGTAAGGGCAGCCTGCCCTCTCCGGGCTACAGGCTGTCCCAGGCCTCACTGGAAGGAGAGAGGGGCTCCTTTGGGGCAGACACCACTTCCTTAGGTGGACGTGGCCGTCGCCTCTCCATCATGAGCTCCTCCACCAGGGACGGCCTTCCCTTCCGCTCGGCAGGCACACCAACCACCCCGGTGCCCCTGCCGCCTCCTccgccctcctccacctcctcctctgccacagcccaccctcctcctccgcGCTCAGTAGGCTTTGCCTCGTCCCGCGCCGCCctggcctccacctcctccaccggGACCGGAGTGATGGTGGTGGCCACCGGCCAAGAGACCACCACCACTACAACGTGCAACACCACTGCTGCGGGGACCCCCGAGATGGTGGGTCAGTCTGGACTGGGTGGGTTTGGCATGGGGCTGGATGGGGAGGACTACAGCACCTCCAACCAGAGCACCTTCATCCAGAGACAGTTTGGAGCCATGCTTCAGCCGGGGGTCAACAAGTTCAGCCTGCGTATGTTTGGATCCCACAAAGCTGTGGCGCTGGAGCAGGAAAGACTGAAATCAGCAGGAGCGTGGATCATACACCCTTACAGTGACTTCAg ATTCTACTGGGACCTGCTGATGTTAATGTTGATGATGGGGAACTTAATTGTACTGCCAGTTGGCATCACCTTCTTTAGAGACGAGAACACACCCTCATGGATCATCTTCAACGTGGTATCGGACACACTCTTCATGGTCGACTTGGTTCTCAACTTCAGGACTGGCATCATTAAGGAAGATAACACTGAGATATTGTTGGACCCCAG AGCGATCCGCCAGAACTACCTGAAGAGCTGGTTCCTCGTGGACTTTGTGTCATCCATCCCGGTGGACTACATCTTCCTCATGGTGGACAGTCTCGACTCAGAGGTCTACAGGACAGCCAGGGCGCTGCGCATCGTCCGCTTTACCAAAATCCTGAGCCTGCTGCGACTTCTTCGCCTGTCCAGACTCATCCGCTACATCCACCAGTGGGAGGag ATCTTCCATATGACCTATGACCTTGCCAGTGCCATGGTGAGGATAGTTAACCTGATTGGCATGATGCTGCTACTGTGCCACTGGGACGGCTGTCTCCAGTTCCTGGTCCCGATGCTACAAGACTTCCCTCCTGACTGCTGGGTTTCCAAGAACCTGATGGTG AATGACACATGGGGAGTGCAGTACTCGTACGCTCTATTCAAAGCAATGAGCCACATGTTGTGCATTGGGTATGGTGCCCAGGCTCCAGAAGGCATGACTGATGTGTGGCTCACCATGCTAAGTATGATCGTAGGTGCCACCTGCTACGCCATGTTCATCGGCCACGCCACCGCTCTCATCCAGTCACTGGACTCCTCACGACGACAGTACCAGGAAAAG TACAAGCAGGTGGAGCAGTACATGTCGTTCCATAAGCTTCCTGCAGATGTTCGGCAAAAGATCCACGAGTACTATGAGCACCGCTTCCAGGGCAAAATGTTCGATGAGGAGAACATCTTGGGAGAACTCAGTGAGCCACTTAAAGAG GAGATCGTCAGCTTTAACTGCCGCAGCCTGGTGGCTAACATGCCGCTGTTTGCCAATGCTGATCCTAACTTTGTGACTGCCGTGTTGACAAAGCTTCGCTTTGAAGTATTCCAGCCTTCCGACTTCATCATCCGTGAGGGTACAGTTGGACGGAAGATGTACTTCATTCAACATGGACGAGTTAGTGTGCTGACTCGTGGCAACAAGGAAACCAAGCTGAGTGACGGGTCTTACTTTGGAG AGATCTGTTTGTTGACTCGTGGACGGAGGACAGCCAGTGTCCGTGCAGACACATACTGTCGTCTGTATTCCCTCAGTGTGGACAGCTTTAACGAGGTGCTGGAGGAACACCCGATGATGCGGCGTGCCTTTGAAACTGTTGCTGTTGACCGATTGGACCGTATTG GCAGGAAGAACTCCATGCTCCTGCGGAAGTCATCCCAGGGTGGTTCTCTGGGGGGCAGTATGGGTCGTGGTGGAGGCCGGGGTGGAGGGGGTCCAGGAGGTGCAGGAGGGCTCGCGGCAGGCAGTCTGGGTTCCTGTGACAGCATGCTGGTGCAGCAGATTGTCAAACATGACAGCATGCCGGCCATGCAGGATGCCAttgcggctgctgctgctgctggaagaGGCGGAGTCATGGGAGGGAGTGGCACGGTGTCTCCTCGGCCACGCCCGGTTATCTGGGCACCACTGGTTCATGCCCCcctgcagactgcagctgcCACCAGTAATGTAGCCATTGCCCTCatgcaccagcagcagcaacaacagcagcagctccagcaattgcagcagcaacaagcaCTTGGAGGTGCTTTCTTCCTGCCCTCCCctcttgtctctccctctccctcctcttctttccctctgtctcctcctcgTGCTCCTGTGTTACAGCCCCTCCGCCCGTCTGTGAGCTCCCTCATTGGGATGATGGCAATGGGAGGGATAGGTGGTTTGTCCCCCAGAGGGGGATTCCCTGCCTCTCCTTCAACTATAGGCCCTCCTGGTGGTGTGACATCACCCCCTGTAACTAAAACTCCACCCACACAAGCTTCCTCTGTCTCAACTTCTGTCCAACAAGGAAGGACTCTTCATTACAGCCTCCGCCTGCAGGCTGATCATCCCACAGTGATGGCTGGATCACTTGGAACCCCAACAGGTGGAGGGCCACCAACTCCACCCCTCCACAAGGTACCTACCACCAACTGCCCTGCTACCTCTGGTGCCACATCAGATGGCAACACTTCTGTGACGGCCCAGCAGGGAGCAAAAGAAGCTCTGTTACGTCATGGAGGAAACAGCTGTCAGGGTCTCGCAGCGCTGGGCAGACTCACCCAGGAGGCCAGGCTGCTGTCAGCCTCGCAGCCCACTTTGCCTCACCGATCCTGGGTTGGAGTGCAGCCTCACCCACCTCTCCACCGCAAGGCCTCTGGTGGTAATTTGCTAGCAGCTCCTTTTCTGGCAGGGCAGTTAGCCAGGGGAGGAAGTGCAGGTGTGCTGACCTCTAATGCTCCAGTACAGCCAGTGACAAGCATACCAtttaatgcacaaacacaagcacagccCACGGCCACATACGCACAGTCTGCCCCTCACACGGCCTCTGTACACACACCTACAGCGGCTCATGTGccctctgcagcttcttttccatcttcctcttctccaAAGCAGACCCCACTTTCCTCCGCTAGCCCTTCACCCACCCCCTCGTCTCCTACGCCTATACTCTCCCAGCCACCTCGTCCTAAACCAATCCCGGTGACTCCCTCTagttcctcctctcctcctccctgctccacCCCTTCTTCAGCAGGAACACACCCACTGACGCTCTCATCAACTCCTCGTCCCAAACCAATCCCTACACCCTCCCCACGCTCCTCTTCTccgtctccctcctccacacCACCTCCATCTTCTGTTTCTACTCCGGTTCCGCTACCTCAAACTTACGGGCCCAAGTCCTCTCTTatctcctcttctcccccttcctccttGGTGACCTCTTCCCCAACGCATCCTCAGAGCCCCCGAGCCAAGCCATCCAACACACCTCCTTCTGCTTCTCCCTTGTCTGGCCCCAATCCTGCACCAACCACAGTCCCTTCACCAATAATGACTCCCACTCAGACGACCCGCACCCGCACTTCTACCCCCTCCCAAACTCCTACGCTCACACCTGTTACTCCTACCCAGACCCTCACCTCGTCACCTTACCCCTCCATCATCCCTGTTACTTCTATCCCCTCCCAGAGTAAATCCCAGAGTTCAACCCCTTGTCTCCAGCCTTCTGTCTCCAGCTCAGGCAGAGGCCCCACCTTAAGCCAAATCCCAAGACAGGCCACTCCTCTAACCCCGACGCAAACTGCTACTCCTTCCCCAACACCGGCTAGCACCAGTTCTCCTACTAAAGTTACTTTCTCAGTTCATCCTGTGAAACAAACCTCTCCTGTCGTTACTCCAAGCCCCATTCCATCCTCAGGTCATTCCATCAAACCAACCTCAGCAACAATCCCATCCTTAACAACTTCTGCAACGCTGAGCTCCACTAGCTCCTCCTCTTTTACTACCACCccttcctccaccaccaccacctctcctAGTATCCAATCTTCCTCTGTTCATCCCCCAAAACAAATGCCAGCCACCACAGCTGCCCCCACCCACTCCTCAAAACTCAACATACCCCCAACCCCTGCTCAGACCTCTCAGGCATCCACCACTACACCGACCCAGCCAGCACATGCAGCCAGCCCTGCCAACACGACCTCCCCTAAAGGGGGTAAAAAAGACCCTCAGCTGACACTTGCCAGAAAAGACTCAGAGGGACTAAGACACAAACTGCCCGCCAACATGTAA
- the zbtb7b gene encoding zinc finger and BTB domain-containing protein 7B isoform X1, translating into MTSADLWAKKQKRRRGEREAEDSRPIFSWVYGLEVAMSPGEDGLIGIPFPEHSNELLSHLNDQRRAGLLCDLTLTSRGARYPTHRSVMAAVSLYFRQLFGAEEGGGEGGGGFSVCQLDCVAPDALDALLEFAYTATLTIPSSGMRDVLRGAQLLGIQCVADACRDILGETAEAEGETAEEQRAPHTATEGTAQGEIGIMKGSRRKTDKKKVKKVGSHHTNSSVLNPPSASPVSQPSPASDSFHSLPSTQPPSPEQEELHHKSGQNGDPSVMIRESGRGAKANGGLLHWLHERPRIAHPPPVPPLHDKLSEDDDMESFGDDGMLMGSTSIPTSVADQGVPPSAAGGGRKRKSQTPQQCPVCQKIIHGAGKLPRHMRTHTGEKPFQCSACGVRFTRNDKLKIHMRKHTGERPYPCPHCPARFLHSYDLKNHLSLHSGARPFECPLCHKAFAREDHLQRHRKGHSCLELRTRRPRRGPEHGEDLRGDGRGREQSNPLEALSLQAHSSVFLPPTMLDGGSGTGPPLMFPGDVERERSLALQALAHLGPRRLASYPEFFLRGLELRGDREAEGEDPGGTHSPAPQRDRWPDEVEEEIGEEEAEEEE; encoded by the exons ATGACCTCTGCTGACCTCTgggcaaagaaacaaaagaggaggaggggcgAGCGAGAGGCAGAAGACAGCAGGCCCATCTTCTCCTGGGTTTATGGACTGGAG GTGGCAATGTCTCCAGGAGAGGACGGTCTGATTGGGATCCCCTTCCCGGAGCACAGCAATGAGCTCTTGTCCCACCTGAATGACCAGAGGAGAGCAGGGCTCCTGTGTGACCTCACTCTAACGTCACGCGGTGCACGTTATCCGACTCACCGCTCCGTAATGGCCGCCGTCAGCCTCTACTTTCGCCAGCTGTTCGGGGCAGAGGAGGGGGGCGGCGAGGGCGGGGGAGGTTTCAGTGTGTGCCAGCTGGACTGCGTGGCCCCCGACGCCCTGGACGCCCTGCTGGAGTTCGCATACACTGCCACCTTGACCATCCCCAGTTCTGGAATGAGAGATGTGTTGCGAGGGGCTCAGCTTCTGGGCATCCAGTGTGTGGCTGATGCATGCAGGGACATCCTGGGGGAGACGGCGGAGGCAGAGGGGGAGACggcagaggagcagagagccCCACACACAGCCACTGAGGGGACTGCACAGGGAGAGATCGGGATAATGAAAGGGTCTcgaagaaaaacagacaaaaagaaggtGAAAAAAGTGGGGTCGCATCACACCAACTCTTCTGTTTTGAACCCTCCATCTGCTTCTCCCGTCTCGCAGCCTTCTCCTGCATCCGACAGCTTCCACTCCCTGCCATCTACCCAACCACCCAGCCCAGAACAGGAGGAGCTTCACCACAAATCTGGACAGAACGGAGATCCCAGTGTGATGATCAGAGAGTCAGGGAGAGGAGCCAAAGCAAACGGAGGGCTCCTCCACTGGCTCCATGAGCGCCCCCGTATAGCTCACCCACCTCCTGTCCCACCCTTGCATGACAAGCTGTCAGAGGATGATGACATGGAGAGTTTTGGTGACGATGGTATGCTGATGGGAAGCACTTCCATACCTACCTCTGTAGCTGATCAGGGAGTACCGCCATCAGCAGCGGgaggtgggaggaagaggaagtctCAGACGCCCCAGCAGTGTCCTGTTTGTCAGAAGATCATCCATGGTGCGGGAAAACTGCCCCGACACATGAGGACACACACTGGAGAGAAGCCCTTCCAGTGCTCTGCCTGCGGAGTCCGTTTCACCCG GAATGATAAATTGAAGATCCAcatgaggaaacacacaggCGAGCGCCCCTACCCTTGCCCACACTGTCCTGCCCGGTTTCTCCACTCGTATGACCTCAAAAACCACCTGTCCCTCCACAGCGGGGCGAGGCCCTTTGAGTGCCCGCTCTGCCACAAGGCATTCGCCCGAGAGGACCACCTCCAGCGTCACCGCAAGGGACACAGCTGCCTGGAGCTCCGCACACGCCGGCCCCGACGTGGGCCTGAGCATGGGGAGGATCTGAGAGGGgatgggagagggagggagcagtCCAACCCCCTGGAGGCTCTGTCTTTACAGGCTCACTCCTCTGTGTTCCTCCCTCCCACGATGCTGGATGGTGGGAGCGGGACCGGCCCTCCACTGATGTTTCCAGGTGATGTTGAGAGGGAGCGGTCGCTCGCCCTTCAGGCTTTGGCTCATCTCGGGCCTCGCAGGCTGGCCAGCTACCCCGAGTTCTTCCTTCGAGGTCTGGAGCTGCGAGgggacagagaggcagagggagaagatCCAGGAGGAACCCACTCGCCGGCTCCACAGCGTGACCGATGGCCAGACGAAGTGGAAGAGGAAAttggagaggaggaagcagaggaagaggaatag
- the zbtb7b gene encoding zinc finger and BTB domain-containing protein 7B isoform X2, translating into MDAMRHTLPRLQLTVPMSLKMGKVAMSPGEDGLIGIPFPEHSNELLSHLNDQRRAGLLCDLTLTSRGARYPTHRSVMAAVSLYFRQLFGAEEGGGEGGGGFSVCQLDCVAPDALDALLEFAYTATLTIPSSGMRDVLRGAQLLGIQCVADACRDILGETAEAEGETAEEQRAPHTATEGTAQGEIGIMKGSRRKTDKKKVKKVGSHHTNSSVLNPPSASPVSQPSPASDSFHSLPSTQPPSPEQEELHHKSGQNGDPSVMIRESGRGAKANGGLLHWLHERPRIAHPPPVPPLHDKLSEDDDMESFGDDGMLMGSTSIPTSVADQGVPPSAAGGGRKRKSQTPQQCPVCQKIIHGAGKLPRHMRTHTGEKPFQCSACGVRFTRNDKLKIHMRKHTGERPYPCPHCPARFLHSYDLKNHLSLHSGARPFECPLCHKAFAREDHLQRHRKGHSCLELRTRRPRRGPEHGEDLRGDGRGREQSNPLEALSLQAHSSVFLPPTMLDGGSGTGPPLMFPGDVERERSLALQALAHLGPRRLASYPEFFLRGLELRGDREAEGEDPGGTHSPAPQRDRWPDEVEEEIGEEEAEEEE; encoded by the exons ATGGATGCCATGAGACACACACTGCCTCGCCTCCAGCTGACTGTGCCCATGTCCTTGAAGATGGGGAAG GTGGCAATGTCTCCAGGAGAGGACGGTCTGATTGGGATCCCCTTCCCGGAGCACAGCAATGAGCTCTTGTCCCACCTGAATGACCAGAGGAGAGCAGGGCTCCTGTGTGACCTCACTCTAACGTCACGCGGTGCACGTTATCCGACTCACCGCTCCGTAATGGCCGCCGTCAGCCTCTACTTTCGCCAGCTGTTCGGGGCAGAGGAGGGGGGCGGCGAGGGCGGGGGAGGTTTCAGTGTGTGCCAGCTGGACTGCGTGGCCCCCGACGCCCTGGACGCCCTGCTGGAGTTCGCATACACTGCCACCTTGACCATCCCCAGTTCTGGAATGAGAGATGTGTTGCGAGGGGCTCAGCTTCTGGGCATCCAGTGTGTGGCTGATGCATGCAGGGACATCCTGGGGGAGACGGCGGAGGCAGAGGGGGAGACggcagaggagcagagagccCCACACACAGCCACTGAGGGGACTGCACAGGGAGAGATCGGGATAATGAAAGGGTCTcgaagaaaaacagacaaaaagaaggtGAAAAAAGTGGGGTCGCATCACACCAACTCTTCTGTTTTGAACCCTCCATCTGCTTCTCCCGTCTCGCAGCCTTCTCCTGCATCCGACAGCTTCCACTCCCTGCCATCTACCCAACCACCCAGCCCAGAACAGGAGGAGCTTCACCACAAATCTGGACAGAACGGAGATCCCAGTGTGATGATCAGAGAGTCAGGGAGAGGAGCCAAAGCAAACGGAGGGCTCCTCCACTGGCTCCATGAGCGCCCCCGTATAGCTCACCCACCTCCTGTCCCACCCTTGCATGACAAGCTGTCAGAGGATGATGACATGGAGAGTTTTGGTGACGATGGTATGCTGATGGGAAGCACTTCCATACCTACCTCTGTAGCTGATCAGGGAGTACCGCCATCAGCAGCGGgaggtgggaggaagaggaagtctCAGACGCCCCAGCAGTGTCCTGTTTGTCAGAAGATCATCCATGGTGCGGGAAAACTGCCCCGACACATGAGGACACACACTGGAGAGAAGCCCTTCCAGTGCTCTGCCTGCGGAGTCCGTTTCACCCG GAATGATAAATTGAAGATCCAcatgaggaaacacacaggCGAGCGCCCCTACCCTTGCCCACACTGTCCTGCCCGGTTTCTCCACTCGTATGACCTCAAAAACCACCTGTCCCTCCACAGCGGGGCGAGGCCCTTTGAGTGCCCGCTCTGCCACAAGGCATTCGCCCGAGAGGACCACCTCCAGCGTCACCGCAAGGGACACAGCTGCCTGGAGCTCCGCACACGCCGGCCCCGACGTGGGCCTGAGCATGGGGAGGATCTGAGAGGGgatgggagagggagggagcagtCCAACCCCCTGGAGGCTCTGTCTTTACAGGCTCACTCCTCTGTGTTCCTCCCTCCCACGATGCTGGATGGTGGGAGCGGGACCGGCCCTCCACTGATGTTTCCAGGTGATGTTGAGAGGGAGCGGTCGCTCGCCCTTCAGGCTTTGGCTCATCTCGGGCCTCGCAGGCTGGCCAGCTACCCCGAGTTCTTCCTTCGAGGTCTGGAGCTGCGAGgggacagagaggcagagggagaagatCCAGGAGGAACCCACTCGCCGGCTCCACAGCGTGACCGATGGCCAGACGAAGTGGAAGAGGAAAttggagaggaggaagcagaggaagaggaatag